The following are from one region of the Rhizobacter sp. AJA081-3 genome:
- a CDS encoding DUF350 domain-containing protein, whose product MMGIEWLKPGIFFGSMLYAVIGVAIFWICFVIVDKFTPYKLWEEIVEKKNVALAIVVGATALAIGQIVAAAIHG is encoded by the coding sequence ATGATGGGCATCGAGTGGCTGAAGCCGGGCATCTTCTTCGGGTCCATGCTCTACGCCGTGATCGGCGTGGCGATCTTCTGGATCTGCTTCGTCATCGTCGACAAGTTCACGCCCTACAAGCTGTGGGAAGAGATCGTCGAGAAGAAGAACGTCGCGCTGGCCATCGTCGTCGGCGCCACGGCGCTGGCCATCGGGCAGATCGTCGCCGCGGCCATCCATGGCTGA
- a CDS encoding exosortase C-terminal domain/associated protein EpsI codes for MNAGRRQAVVLAAGMGASALLATWLRPAQRGAPAHTGPALDDLVPAGFGVWTLDRDAASFVRAADRRGRQTAIYDQVLERTFLHPSGQRIMLSLAYLGAQSSDMQLHRPEVCYRAGGFRVGELSAARLQVGERTLPVTRLVAEMPGRPEPITYWTVVGGQAGEATVLPWGERLRRALQRQDAEGVLVRISSIDPQAERAYALHGEFAADLARALAPDRRDFVLGLRHPA; via the coding sequence ATGAATGCCGGCCGCCGCCAGGCAGTGGTGCTGGCCGCCGGCATGGGCGCCAGCGCGCTGCTCGCCACCTGGCTTCGCCCGGCGCAGCGCGGCGCGCCGGCGCACACCGGCCCGGCGCTGGACGACCTGGTACCGGCAGGTTTTGGCGTCTGGACCCTCGACCGCGACGCCGCCTCGTTCGTGCGTGCCGCCGACCGCCGCGGCCGCCAGACCGCCATCTACGACCAGGTGCTCGAACGCACCTTCCTGCACCCGAGCGGCCAGCGCATCATGCTGTCGCTCGCCTACCTCGGCGCGCAGTCTTCCGACATGCAGCTGCACCGGCCGGAGGTCTGCTACCGCGCCGGCGGGTTCCGTGTCGGCGAGCTCAGCGCGGCTCGTCTTCAGGTCGGCGAACGCACGCTGCCGGTGACGAGGCTGGTCGCCGAGATGCCCGGCCGGCCCGAACCCATCACCTACTGGACGGTGGTCGGCGGCCAGGCCGGCGAGGCCACCGTGCTGCCCTGGGGCGAACGCCTGCGCCGCGCACTGCAGCGGCAGGATGCCGAGGGCGTGCTGGTGAGGATCTCCTCGATCGACCCGCAGGCCGAGCGTGCCTACGCGCTGCACGGCGAGTTCGCCGCCGACCTGGCGCGCGCGCTGGCGCCCGACCGGCGTGATTTCGTGCTGGGGTTGCGCCATCCCGCCTGA
- a CDS encoding FxDxF family PEP-CTERM protein has protein sequence MNLKSIAAAVALVLSAPAMAATCTGGSPLGNLGPPGSALFGQSFSRAGSYLDCYSFALSSAANSFGGVIELDAWLNKLDIDVTGVSLFSGASYAGQSTGSLVGADYSAGYFSFGSLAAGAYTLAVASTVSRDPGLWNAPVGYLGLLSTSRATVASPAPEPETYAMMLIGLVGIGAMVRRRKQS, from the coding sequence ATGAATCTGAAATCGATCGCCGCTGCCGTCGCACTGGTGCTTTCCGCACCGGCGATGGCCGCCACCTGCACCGGGGGCAGCCCCCTCGGCAACCTCGGGCCGCCGGGATCCGCCCTTTTCGGCCAGTCCTTTTCCCGGGCCGGCAGCTACCTGGACTGCTACAGCTTCGCGCTGTCGTCCGCTGCCAATTCGTTCGGCGGCGTGATTGAGCTGGATGCCTGGCTAAACAAGCTGGACATCGACGTGACCGGAGTGTCGCTGTTCTCGGGCGCGTCGTACGCCGGGCAGTCCACTGGCAGCCTGGTCGGTGCCGACTACTCCGCCGGTTACTTCAGCTTCGGTTCGCTCGCGGCCGGGGCCTACACGCTCGCCGTCGCGTCCACCGTGAGCCGCGATCCGGGCCTGTGGAACGCGCCCGTCGGCTACCTCGGGCTGCTGTCGACCTCGCGTGCTACCGTGGCCTCGCCGGCTCCGGAGCCCGAGACCTACGCAATGATGCTGATCGGATTGGTCGGTATCGGCGCCATGGTCCGTCGCCGCAAGCAAAGCTGA
- a CDS encoding DUF4178 domain-containing protein: protein MASEASPQRGYRAACPNCGAPVEFRSAASAFAVCSFCRSTIVRDGEALRRIGQSAELFDDHSPLQLGAAGRHQGAPFTLVGRLQYRYAEGTWNEWHALFDNGRSGWLSEDNGRYVFSFDAPLDGAAPAAETLRVGQSLRVAGMAWSVASVAAAKLIAAQGELPFKPNLERGFVVADLRNTRDEVATLDYGDPAVPKWSVGRSVAISELAMTGLAEASEKTLKARGVECPSCGTALEVKLSTTQSIVCFNCHAVVDVSQGVGGDLKHYAQDNGSEPQIPLGSTGTLALSTKPGDKKALPWQVVGYAERCEIASGDDDEQSFWREYLLYHRSEGFAFLVDAEDGWSWSAPITGVPERAGDGVKYQGVLYRKLYDYAGKATYVLGEFYWKLERDAKTSNTDYMGTGAFGTRRLNREQTGQGGDQEVIWSAGETLTADAVLKAFKLAPEKSASFQRDALPTSGNASSLLAKAFFWVFVVVILLMLFRCDDSRDCSQVRATYGEASAEYQNCVRSSSSGGRTGGGSFGGWSSGGSHK, encoded by the coding sequence TTGGCCTCCGAAGCCAGCCCCCAGCGCGGCTACCGTGCCGCGTGCCCGAACTGCGGCGCGCCCGTCGAGTTCCGCTCGGCGGCGTCCGCGTTCGCGGTCTGCAGCTTCTGCCGCAGCACCATCGTCCGTGACGGCGAGGCGCTGCGGCGCATCGGCCAGAGCGCCGAGCTGTTCGACGACCACTCGCCGCTGCAGCTCGGCGCCGCCGGCCGCCACCAGGGCGCGCCGTTCACGCTGGTCGGCCGGCTGCAGTACCGCTACGCTGAGGGCACCTGGAACGAGTGGCATGCCCTGTTCGACAACGGCCGCTCCGGCTGGCTGAGCGAGGACAACGGCCGCTACGTTTTCTCGTTCGACGCGCCGCTGGACGGTGCGGCGCCGGCCGCCGAGACTCTCCGCGTCGGGCAGTCGCTGCGGGTGGCCGGCATGGCCTGGTCGGTTGCCTCGGTGGCAGCCGCCAAGCTGATCGCCGCGCAGGGCGAGCTGCCCTTCAAGCCCAACCTGGAGCGCGGCTTCGTCGTCGCCGACCTGCGCAACACGCGCGACGAAGTGGCCACGCTCGACTACGGCGACCCGGCGGTGCCGAAGTGGTCGGTCGGCCGCTCGGTGGCGATCAGCGAGCTGGCGATGACCGGGCTGGCCGAGGCCAGCGAGAAGACGCTGAAGGCGCGCGGCGTCGAATGCCCGAGCTGCGGCACCGCGCTGGAGGTGAAGCTCTCGACCACGCAGTCGATCGTCTGCTTCAACTGCCACGCGGTGGTCGACGTGTCGCAGGGCGTTGGCGGCGATCTCAAGCACTACGCTCAGGACAACGGCAGCGAACCTCAGATCCCGCTGGGCAGCACCGGCACGCTGGCGCTGTCGACGAAGCCGGGCGACAAGAAGGCGCTGCCCTGGCAGGTGGTGGGTTATGCCGAGCGCTGCGAGATCGCCTCGGGCGACGACGACGAACAGAGCTTCTGGCGCGAGTACCTGCTGTACCACCGCAGCGAGGGCTTCGCCTTCCTCGTCGATGCCGAAGACGGCTGGAGCTGGTCGGCGCCGATCACCGGCGTGCCCGAGCGTGCCGGCGACGGCGTCAAATACCAGGGCGTGCTGTACCGCAAGCTGTACGACTACGCCGGCAAGGCCACCTATGTGCTCGGCGAGTTCTACTGGAAGCTCGAGCGCGACGCGAAGACCTCCAATACCGACTACATGGGCACCGGTGCCTTCGGCACGCGGCGGCTCAATCGCGAGCAGACGGGCCAGGGCGGCGACCAGGAAGTGATCTGGTCCGCAGGCGAAACGCTGACCGCCGACGCGGTGCTGAAAGCCTTCAAGCTCGCGCCGGAAAAGAGCGCGTCGTTCCAGCGCGATGCCCTGCCGACCTCGGGCAACGCCTCGTCGCTGCTGGCCAAGGCGTTCTTCTGGGTGTTCGTGGTGGTGATCCTGCTGATGCTGTTCCGCTGCGACGACAGCCGCGACTGCAGCCAGGTCCGCGCCACCTACGGCGAAGCCTCGGCGGAGTACCAGAATTGCGTGCGCAGCTCGAGCAGCGGCGGGCGCACGGGCGGCGGCTCGTTCGGCGGCTGGTCCAGCGGCGGCAGCCACAAGTGA
- a CDS encoding SPFH domain-containing protein, translating into MALMDFIKKQFIDIIEWTEAGDGTLAWRYPMQDLEIQNGASLTVRESQMAVFVNEGKVADVFGPGRYTLTTATLPVLTYLQNWDKLFKSPFKSDVYFFSTRQQVDQRWGTTQPVTIRDKDFGAVRLRAFGNYAYRIADPKLFHTEISGTRDAYTVAELDGQLRATMLQHISDAVASSGIAFLDLAANQIEFANQLQQATSPAFEKLGLKLEAVTVQNVSLPEELQKILDQKIGMGMVGGDMGKFMQYQTAQAIPKFAEGAAGAGGGGGVVGDAMGLGAGVALGQVMAQQLSQGLQGGAAQAASAAAAPAGVKPDEVMATLEKLAELKSKGIVTQEEFEAKKAELLKKLV; encoded by the coding sequence ATGGCGCTGATGGATTTCATCAAGAAACAGTTCATCGACATCATCGAGTGGACGGAGGCGGGCGACGGGACGCTGGCCTGGCGCTACCCGATGCAGGACCTCGAGATTCAGAACGGCGCCTCGCTGACGGTGCGCGAGTCGCAGATGGCGGTGTTCGTCAACGAAGGCAAGGTGGCCGATGTCTTCGGCCCTGGCCGCTACACGCTGACCACCGCCACGCTGCCGGTGCTGACCTACCTGCAGAACTGGGACAAGCTCTTCAAGAGCCCGTTCAAGAGCGACGTGTACTTCTTCAGCACGCGCCAGCAGGTCGATCAGCGCTGGGGCACGACGCAGCCGGTGACCATCCGCGACAAGGACTTCGGTGCCGTGCGCCTGCGCGCCTTCGGCAACTACGCCTACCGTATCGCCGACCCGAAGCTGTTCCACACCGAGATCTCGGGCACGCGCGACGCCTACACGGTCGCCGAGCTCGACGGCCAGCTGCGCGCGACGATGCTGCAGCACATCTCCGACGCAGTGGCCAGCAGCGGCATCGCCTTCCTCGACCTGGCGGCCAACCAGATCGAATTCGCCAACCAGTTGCAGCAGGCCACCTCGCCGGCCTTCGAGAAACTCGGCCTCAAGCTCGAGGCGGTGACGGTGCAGAACGTCTCGCTGCCCGAGGAACTGCAGAAGATCCTCGACCAGAAGATCGGCATGGGCATGGTCGGCGGCGACATGGGCAAATTCATGCAGTACCAGACCGCGCAGGCGATCCCGAAGTTCGCGGAAGGCGCGGCAGGTGCCGGCGGCGGTGGCGGCGTGGTCGGCGATGCCATGGGCCTGGGTGCTGGCGTAGCGCTCGGCCAGGTGATGGCGCAGCAGCTTTCGCAGGGCCTGCAGGGCGGGGCGGCGCAGGCCGCCTCAGCGGCCGCGGCCCCGGCGGGCGTGAAGCCCGACGAGGTGATGGCCACGCTGGAGAAGCTGGCCGAGCTGAAGTCCAAGGGCATCGTCACCCAGGAAGAGTTCGAAGCCAAGAAGGCCGAGCTGCTGAAGAAGCTCGTCTAG
- the xrtB gene encoding exosortase B, whose protein sequence is MSEWAAPRRAVWLGIDPAVMLVLLAGMLAMAVPLVWDWSHGTWDMQTQGHEPLILAISAWLVVRQREALAALQSPAAPRAGAALFVLALLAYVSGRLLGVFRLELVSMMMLPAALLLYFRGFAALRLVWFAFFFLIFAIPLPFALVLAVTGPMKAAVSALAAQLLSLVGYPIGLSGVVITIGQYQLLVNEACAGLQTMFTLEAMGLLYASLMNHSSALRNTLLAVLVVPIAFCANVVRVMVLALVTYHLGDAAGQGFLHGFAGMVLFVVALVLVMGADALLGRLLAARKVAR, encoded by the coding sequence ATGAGCGAGTGGGCCGCGCCGCGCCGAGCCGTGTGGCTGGGCATCGACCCGGCCGTGATGCTGGTGCTGCTCGCCGGCATGCTGGCGATGGCCGTGCCACTGGTCTGGGACTGGTCACACGGCACCTGGGACATGCAGACCCAGGGCCACGAACCGCTGATCCTGGCGATTTCGGCCTGGCTGGTGGTCCGCCAGCGCGAGGCCCTCGCCGCGCTGCAGTCGCCGGCGGCGCCGCGCGCCGGCGCCGCCCTGTTCGTGCTGGCACTGCTGGCCTACGTCTCGGGCAGGCTGCTCGGCGTTTTCCGGCTCGAGCTGGTGTCGATGATGATGCTGCCGGCCGCCCTGCTGCTGTACTTCCGGGGCTTCGCGGCGCTGCGCCTCGTGTGGTTCGCGTTCTTCTTCCTGATCTTCGCGATCCCGCTCCCGTTTGCGCTGGTGCTTGCGGTCACCGGCCCGATGAAGGCTGCGGTGTCGGCGTTGGCGGCGCAGCTGCTGTCGCTGGTGGGCTACCCGATCGGATTGTCGGGCGTGGTGATCACGATCGGCCAGTACCAGCTGCTCGTCAACGAGGCCTGCGCCGGCCTGCAGACGATGTTCACGCTGGAGGCCATGGGCCTGCTCTACGCCAGCCTGATGAACCACAGTTCGGCACTGCGCAACACGCTGCTGGCGGTGCTGGTGGTGCCGATCGCCTTCTGCGCCAACGTGGTCCGGGTGATGGTGCTGGCGCTCGTCACCTACCACCTCGGCGACGCCGCGGGGCAGGGCTTCCTGCATGGCTTCGCCGGCATGGTGCTGTTCGTCGTGGCGCTCGTGCTGGTGATGGGCGCCGACGCGCTGCTCGGCCGCCTGCTCGCCGCCAGGAAGGTGGCGCGATGA
- a CDS encoding FAD-dependent oxidoreductase, which produces MSGLSRRGWLAGAAGLAGAAIVGCARRDEAAATARWVGAGHERGHRLREAKSGRLPAPAVTRRAGVLVVGAGIAGLTAARGLVRAGIDDVQLFELEDTAGGNSRGHTMAGMGCPLGAHYLPLPGEHDTALIELLEDLGLRRSVMGRPVYDERHLCHSPQERLFIDGTWHEGLLPPVEALPAAERERTLAQYRRFAEAVDRAAQGGAFRMPTAHAAWTPALAALDAIPFAQWLGREGFDAPALRWYLDYCCRDDYGAGAAQVSAWAGIHYFASRHGFHAPGSGEAEREGVLTWPEGNGWLAERLAAPHRERLHMGCVAMRVEERRDEVVLDLWNEREQRVERWSAPQLVLALPLFVALRLFESPPPALPAAVAAMRQAPWLVANLQCDRPPLDRGGAPPSWDNVLYGSAALGYVDAMHQSLRAHPGPTVYSAYWALGGNDEAQLRDARQRLLGESAPVWAERVIADLAQAHPDLPQRVTQIDLMRYGHAMSIPVPGLRGHAALQALQAPPRGARVHFAHADLSAYSVFEEAFFQGTRAAAQTLSAMAAARKQVLASAMPISGVRNQ; this is translated from the coding sequence ATGAGCGGGCTGAGCCGCCGTGGCTGGCTGGCCGGCGCGGCCGGGCTGGCCGGCGCGGCGATCGTCGGCTGCGCGCGCCGCGACGAGGCTGCGGCCACCGCGCGCTGGGTCGGCGCCGGCCACGAGCGTGGCCATCGGCTGCGCGAGGCCAAGAGCGGGCGCCTGCCCGCGCCGGCCGTGACCCGCCGCGCGGGCGTGCTGGTGGTCGGTGCCGGCATCGCCGGGCTCACTGCCGCGCGCGGACTCGTGCGTGCCGGCATCGACGACGTGCAGCTCTTCGAGCTGGAAGACACTGCCGGCGGCAACAGCCGCGGCCACACGATGGCTGGCATGGGCTGCCCGCTTGGCGCGCACTACCTGCCACTGCCGGGCGAGCACGACACGGCGCTGATCGAACTGCTCGAGGACCTGGGGCTGCGCCGCAGCGTGATGGGCCGCCCCGTCTACGACGAGCGCCACCTGTGCCACAGCCCGCAGGAGCGCCTGTTCATCGATGGCACCTGGCACGAAGGCCTGCTGCCGCCGGTGGAGGCACTCCCGGCCGCCGAGCGCGAGCGCACGCTGGCGCAGTACCGGCGTTTTGCCGAAGCGGTCGACCGCGCCGCGCAGGGCGGCGCCTTCCGCATGCCCACCGCCCACGCGGCGTGGACGCCGGCCCTCGCCGCGCTCGATGCGATCCCGTTCGCGCAGTGGCTCGGCCGGGAGGGCTTCGACGCCCCCGCGCTGCGCTGGTACCTCGACTACTGCTGCCGCGACGACTACGGCGCCGGCGCCGCGCAGGTGTCAGCCTGGGCCGGCATCCACTACTTCGCCAGCCGCCACGGCTTCCATGCCCCCGGCAGCGGCGAGGCCGAACGCGAGGGCGTGCTCACCTGGCCCGAAGGCAACGGCTGGCTGGCCGAGCGGCTGGCAGCGCCACATCGCGAGCGGCTGCACATGGGCTGCGTGGCGATGCGCGTCGAGGAGCGCCGCGACGAGGTCGTGCTCGATCTGTGGAACGAGCGCGAGCAGCGCGTCGAGCGCTGGAGCGCGCCGCAGCTCGTGCTCGCTCTGCCGCTGTTCGTCGCGCTGCGCCTCTTCGAGAGCCCGCCGCCGGCGCTGCCGGCAGCCGTGGCAGCGATGCGCCAGGCGCCCTGGCTGGTCGCCAACCTGCAATGCGACCGGCCGCCGCTGGATCGCGGCGGCGCGCCGCCGTCATGGGACAACGTGCTCTACGGCAGCGCGGCGCTCGGGTATGTCGATGCGATGCACCAGAGCCTGCGCGCGCATCCCGGGCCGACGGTGTACAGCGCCTACTGGGCGCTCGGTGGCAACGACGAAGCGCAGCTGCGCGATGCCCGGCAGCGCCTGCTCGGCGAGTCGGCGCCGGTCTGGGCCGAGCGCGTGATCGCCGACCTGGCGCAGGCGCATCCCGACCTGCCGCAGCGCGTGACCCAGATCGACCTGATGCGTTACGGCCACGCGATGAGCATCCCGGTGCCGGGCCTGCGCGGCCACGCGGCGCTGCAGGCGCTGCAGGCACCGCCCCGCGGCGCACGCGTGCACTTTGCGCATGCCGATCTGTCGGCCTACTCGGTGTTCGAGGAAGCCTTCTTCCAAGGCACCCGGGCGGCGGCTCAGACGCTCAGCGCGATGGCGGCGGCGAGGAAGCAGGTGCTGGCCAGCGCGATGCCGATCAGCGGCGTGCGGAACCAGTAG
- a CDS encoding EpsD family peptidyl-prolyl cis-trans isomerase, whose translation MSTLFRFSPRRAALCSLGASAVLLAGCGGGERKSDTQIAATVNKGEISVHQVQSVLQRQPRLMAADAGGTATARVLEGLIDQELAAQAARDVSLEKDPRVVQSLEAARRELLALAWQESIAAKVSNPSTEEIDRYYEAHPELFAQRRLYILQETSLEGTPDQLGGLPAKVSLAQSADDVASLLQQAGVRSSSRAIAMAAEDLPQKLLEPLSRLEPGRSGYFAQGSTVRIYTVLEAHKAPVERRLALNAIGAYLAKDRRSEAVSQAMKELRGKAKIEYLGGFAKGGENAASAPPAR comes from the coding sequence ATGTCCACCCTGTTTCGTTTCTCGCCACGCCGCGCCGCGCTCTGTTCGCTGGGCGCCAGTGCCGTGCTGCTCGCCGGTTGTGGCGGGGGCGAGCGCAAGTCCGACACCCAGATTGCCGCCACCGTGAACAAGGGCGAGATCTCGGTTCATCAGGTCCAGTCGGTGCTGCAGCGCCAGCCCCGGCTGATGGCCGCCGACGCCGGCGGGACCGCCACGGCACGCGTGCTGGAGGGCCTCATCGACCAGGAACTGGCCGCGCAGGCGGCGCGCGATGTCTCTCTCGAGAAGGATCCCCGCGTCGTGCAAAGCCTCGAGGCGGCGCGCCGCGAGTTGCTTGCCCTGGCGTGGCAGGAGTCGATCGCGGCGAAGGTGTCCAACCCCTCGACCGAAGAGATCGACCGCTACTACGAGGCGCACCCCGAGCTGTTCGCGCAGCGCCGCCTCTACATCCTTCAGGAAACCAGCCTGGAGGGCACGCCGGACCAGCTCGGCGGCCTGCCCGCGAAGGTGTCGCTGGCGCAGTCGGCCGACGACGTCGCCTCGCTGCTGCAGCAGGCGGGCGTGCGCAGCAGCTCGCGCGCCATCGCGATGGCCGCCGAAGACCTGCCGCAGAAACTTCTCGAGCCCCTGTCGCGCCTCGAGCCGGGGCGCTCGGGCTACTTCGCGCAAGGCAGCACCGTGCGCATCTATACCGTGCTGGAGGCCCACAAGGCTCCCGTCGAACGCCGCCTGGCGCTCAATGCCATCGGCGCCTACCTCGCCAAGGATCGCAGGAGCGAAGCCGTTTCGCAGGCCATGAAGGAGCTGCGCGGCAAGGCCAAGATCGAGTACCTGGGCGGTTTCGCCAAGGGCGGCGAGAACGCCGCGTCGGCACCTCCCGCGCGATGA
- a CDS encoding thioesterase family protein: MNLYLRLLWTLLRAWRSPRLVLGQTLERTLRVLPNDLDVNGHMNNGRYLTLIDLMLVEYFVRTGFARAMLRRGWRPMAGGSFITYRRGLKPLQTYTLRFRLDGGDAHWNYMRFEFMRHGRVCAAGYMKGAAVARDGLVPNALSYAAIGLAVPDSTVPEPVRHWLAAEHGVMNAAW; the protein is encoded by the coding sequence ATGAACCTCTACCTGCGGCTCCTCTGGACCCTGCTGCGCGCCTGGCGCTCGCCACGCCTGGTGCTCGGCCAGACGCTGGAGCGCACGCTGCGCGTGCTGCCCAACGACCTGGACGTGAACGGCCACATGAACAACGGCCGCTACCTGACATTGATCGACCTGATGCTGGTGGAGTACTTCGTGCGCACCGGCTTCGCGCGGGCGATGCTTCGGCGCGGCTGGCGGCCGATGGCCGGCGGCTCCTTCATCACCTACCGGCGCGGCCTGAAGCCGCTGCAGACCTACACGCTGCGCTTTCGCCTGGACGGCGGCGACGCGCACTGGAACTACATGCGCTTCGAGTTCATGCGCCACGGCCGTGTCTGCGCCGCCGGCTACATGAAGGGCGCCGCGGTGGCGCGCGACGGGCTGGTCCCCAACGCCTTGTCATACGCGGCGATCGGCCTGGCCGTGCCCGACAGCACCGTGCCCGAGCCGGTGCGCCACTGGCTGGCGGCCGAACACGGCGTGATGAACGCGGCCTGGTAG
- a CDS encoding polyamine aminopropyltransferase, which translates to MADGEGATPAASIRPAEVALLASVFVVAACGLLYELAAGALASYLLGDSVLQFSTVIGTYLFAMGVGSYLSRFLERQLVGHFLRIELLVGLIGGLLPASLFALHSVAAGSFRFALYGLVLVVGTLVGLEIPLVMRILKRHFRDRYALKDLVSQVLTFDYLGALAVAIAFPLLLVPQLGLIRTGLFFGLLNAAVALWTLWLFRGELRAPRLHALACVFTVAALGLAFAGADRITRWAEDRFYGDAIVYAENSAYQRVVVTSGGAGVRLFLNGNLQFHSRDEYRYHEALVHPAMAAHGAPKQVLVLGGGDGMAVREVLRYDSVEAVTLVELDPHMTELFSTAPMLRALNGDALRSPKLRIVNADAFAWLEANPGHFDVIVVDFPDPTNFSIGKLYTTTFYQRLDEHLAAGGYAVVQTTSPLIARRSFWTVAATIEATGLAATGYHAHVPSFGEWGFIVASRRPWRLPTALPAGLRFLSLDGLPALFNFPPDMARVPAEPNRLSNQLLVHLFEQEWGKVHQ; encoded by the coding sequence ATGGCTGACGGCGAGGGCGCGACGCCGGCGGCCTCGATCCGCCCGGCCGAAGTCGCGCTGCTCGCCTCGGTCTTCGTCGTCGCGGCCTGCGGGCTGCTCTACGAGCTGGCCGCCGGTGCGCTGGCCAGCTACCTGCTGGGCGACTCCGTCCTGCAGTTCTCCACCGTCATCGGCACCTATCTGTTCGCCATGGGCGTGGGCTCGTACCTGTCGCGCTTCCTCGAGCGGCAGCTGGTGGGCCACTTCCTGCGCATCGAACTGCTCGTCGGGCTGATCGGCGGGCTGCTGCCGGCCTCGCTGTTCGCTCTGCACAGCGTGGCGGCGGGCTCGTTCCGCTTCGCGCTGTACGGGCTGGTGCTGGTCGTCGGCACGCTGGTCGGGCTGGAGATCCCGCTGGTCATGCGCATCCTCAAGCGGCACTTCCGCGACCGCTACGCGCTCAAGGACCTGGTCTCGCAGGTTCTCACCTTCGATTACCTCGGCGCGCTGGCGGTGGCCATCGCCTTCCCGCTGCTGCTGGTGCCTCAGCTCGGGCTGATCCGCACGGGCCTGTTCTTCGGCCTGCTCAACGCCGCGGTGGCGCTGTGGACGCTGTGGCTGTTCCGCGGCGAGCTGCGCGCGCCGCGCCTGCACGCGCTGGCCTGCGTGTTCACCGTGGCGGCGCTGGGCCTGGCATTCGCCGGTGCCGACCGCATCACCCGCTGGGCCGAGGATCGCTTCTACGGCGACGCCATCGTCTACGCCGAGAACAGCGCCTACCAGCGTGTCGTCGTCACATCGGGCGGGGCCGGTGTGCGGCTGTTCCTCAACGGCAATCTGCAATTCCACTCGCGCGACGAGTACCGCTACCACGAGGCGCTGGTGCATCCGGCGATGGCCGCGCACGGCGCGCCCAAGCAGGTGCTGGTGCTCGGTGGCGGCGACGGCATGGCGGTGCGCGAGGTGCTCAGGTACGACAGCGTCGAGGCGGTCACGCTGGTCGAGCTCGACCCGCACATGACCGAGCTGTTCTCGACCGCGCCGATGCTGCGCGCGCTCAACGGCGACGCGCTGCGTTCGCCGAAGCTGCGCATCGTGAACGCCGATGCGTTCGCGTGGCTGGAGGCGAACCCCGGCCACTTCGACGTGATCGTGGTCGACTTTCCCGACCCGACCAACTTCTCCATCGGCAAGCTCTACACCACCACCTTCTACCAGCGGCTGGACGAGCACCTGGCGGCCGGCGGTTATGCGGTGGTGCAGACCACCTCGCCGCTGATCGCGCGGCGCAGCTTCTGGACCGTCGCCGCGACGATCGAGGCCACCGGCCTCGCCGCCACCGGCTACCACGCCCATGTGCCGAGCTTCGGCGAATGGGGCTTCATCGTCGCGAGCCGAAGGCCCTGGCGCTTGCCGACCGCGCTGCCCGCGGGGCTGCGTTTCCTGAGTCTCGACGGGCTGCCGGCGCTGTTCAACTTCCCGCCCGACATGGCGCGCGTGCCGGCCGAGCCGAACCGCTTGTCGAACCAGCTGCTCGTGCACCTGTTCGAGCAGGAGTGGGGCAAGGTGCACCAATGA